Proteins encoded in a region of the Pseudomonas sp. PDNC002 genome:
- a CDS encoding RNA pseudouridine synthase, with product MSEAIRLSKRLAELLPCSRREAELYIEGGWVTVDGQRVEEPQFKVDTQRIELLPGASPEPIPPVTILVHKPVGFGSGNGANSAQQLLTPDKRWGEDNLQQRLLRKHFGHQLNTTPLETDASGLLVYTQSRGVQRRLVDEADKLEHEYVVEVTGQIADNGLKRLCRGLVIDGRELPPLKVSWQSETRLRFAGKQFRPGQIAAMCRAVGLHAVSIRRLRLGGVAMGKLPAGQWRFLQPGEKF from the coding sequence ATGTCCGAAGCCATCCGCCTCTCCAAGCGCCTCGCCGAGCTGCTGCCCTGTTCGCGCCGCGAAGCCGAGCTGTACATCGAGGGCGGCTGGGTCACCGTGGACGGCCAGCGCGTGGAGGAGCCGCAATTCAAGGTCGATACCCAGCGCATCGAACTGCTGCCCGGCGCCTCGCCCGAGCCGATTCCCCCGGTGACCATCCTGGTGCACAAGCCGGTCGGCTTCGGCAGCGGCAACGGCGCCAACTCCGCGCAGCAACTGCTGACGCCGGACAAGCGCTGGGGCGAGGACAACCTGCAGCAACGCCTGCTGCGCAAGCACTTCGGCCACCAACTCAACACCACGCCGCTGGAAACCGATGCCAGCGGCCTGCTGGTGTATACCCAGAGCCGTGGCGTGCAGCGCCGCCTGGTGGACGAGGCGGACAAACTCGAACACGAGTACGTGGTCGAGGTGACCGGCCAGATCGCCGACAACGGTCTCAAGCGCCTCTGTCGCGGCCTGGTCATCGATGGCCGCGAGCTGCCACCGCTGAAGGTCAGCTGGCAGAGCGAGACCCGCCTGCGCTTCGCCGGCAAGCAGTTCCGTCCCGGGCAGATCGCCGCCATGTGCCGCGCGGTCGGCCTGCATGCCGTCTCGATCCGCCGACTGCGCCTGGGCGGCGTAGCCATGGGCAAGCTGCCCGCCGGCCAATGGCGCTTCCTGCAGCCGGGCGAGAAGTTCTGA
- a CDS encoding DUF4893 domain-containing protein gives MSKRCSLSAALLAAGLLLSPLAFAEETAPTWPAVINAADQQRLTSLDTQVKQLLDQLQQSEDETTRNEALNLYRIVLEDPEPLTDAALAGNWKCRSVQIESKALYGYPNFKCSLRQTPKGLFLEKTSSSQRISGYLQRLDDKQLVFIGGASVNDDPQVGYSGLEKAAARESDVVGVVRNSYDGFVLLVPEPFGGFNLFRFSR, from the coding sequence ATGTCGAAACGCTGCTCCCTCTCCGCCGCCCTGCTGGCTGCCGGCCTGCTGCTCTCCCCGCTGGCTTTCGCCGAAGAAACCGCCCCGACCTGGCCCGCCGTGATCAACGCCGCCGACCAGCAGCGCCTGACCAGCCTGGACACCCAGGTCAAGCAACTGCTCGACCAGCTCCAGCAGAGCGAAGACGAAACCACCCGCAACGAGGCGCTGAACCTTTACCGCATCGTGCTGGAAGACCCGGAGCCGCTGACCGACGCCGCCCTCGCCGGCAACTGGAAGTGCCGCTCGGTGCAGATCGAATCGAAAGCGTTGTACGGCTACCCGAACTTCAAATGTTCGCTGCGGCAGACGCCCAAGGGCCTGTTCCTGGAGAAGACCAGCAGCTCGCAGCGCATCAGCGGCTACCTGCAACGCCTGGACGACAAGCAGCTGGTGTTCATCGGCGGCGCCTCGGTCAACGATGATCCGCAAGTCGGCTACAGCGGCCTGGAAAAGGCGGCGGCGCGCGAGAGCGACGTGGTCGGCGTGGTGCGCAATTCCTACGACGGCTTCGTGCTGCTGGTCCCGGAGCCATTCGGCGGATTCAACCTGTTCCGCTTCAGCCGCTGA
- a CDS encoding AI-2E family transporter, which produces MMPSPEKLLSRNLLDVLIRAGLILLLALFCFRIFHPFLDLMLWSVILAITLYPLHQLLSGWLGERPNSAATLIVVLGLVILLVPVVVIGLSMADSVRDLVHAIQNRTLQIPLPPDSVQHWPVIGQYVYPFWQRVATDFMGVAHQLAPHLQGVAKKVAGQAAGVGMGLMQFLAAFIIAGIIMAYGKLGSRTACDIAIRISGPDRGPSLAELCTGTIRAVAQGVVGVAFIQTLILGLGFIVMGIPGAGLLALGVLLLGITQLPVVLITLPAIAYVFMTNDSLLVAILFTVWTVAGGLSDNVLKPLMFGRGSKVPMAVILIGALGGMLSNGIIGLFVGPVVLALGYELFMSWVHEREAPTAAPVEPPEQPIS; this is translated from the coding sequence ATGATGCCCTCTCCGGAAAAGCTGCTATCGCGCAATCTGCTCGACGTGCTGATCCGCGCCGGCCTGATTCTCTTACTGGCGCTCTTCTGCTTCCGCATCTTCCATCCCTTCCTCGACCTGATGCTCTGGTCGGTGATTCTCGCCATCACCCTCTACCCGCTGCACCAGTTGCTCAGCGGCTGGCTGGGCGAGCGGCCGAACAGCGCGGCGACCCTGATCGTGGTGCTGGGCCTGGTGATCCTGCTGGTGCCGGTGGTGGTGATCGGGCTGTCCATGGCCGATTCGGTGCGTGACCTGGTGCACGCCATCCAGAACCGCACCCTGCAGATTCCGCTGCCGCCGGATTCGGTGCAGCACTGGCCGGTGATCGGCCAGTACGTCTATCCCTTCTGGCAGCGCGTGGCCACCGACTTCATGGGCGTGGCGCACCAACTGGCGCCGCACCTGCAAGGCGTGGCGAAGAAAGTCGCCGGCCAGGCCGCCGGCGTCGGCATGGGCCTGATGCAGTTCCTCGCCGCCTTCATCATCGCCGGAATCATCATGGCCTACGGCAAGCTGGGCAGTCGCACCGCCTGCGACATCGCCATCCGCATCTCCGGCCCGGACCGCGGCCCCAGCCTGGCGGAGCTGTGCACCGGCACCATCCGCGCGGTGGCTCAGGGCGTGGTGGGCGTGGCCTTCATCCAGACCCTGATCCTGGGCCTGGGCTTCATCGTCATGGGGATTCCCGGCGCCGGCCTGCTGGCCCTGGGCGTACTGCTGCTGGGCATCACCCAGTTGCCGGTGGTGCTGATCACCCTGCCGGCGATCGCCTATGTGTTCATGACCAACGACTCACTGCTGGTGGCCATCCTGTTCACCGTCTGGACGGTGGCCGGCGGCCTCTCCGATAACGTGCTCAAGCCGCTGATGTTCGGCCGTGGCAGCAAGGTGCCGATGGCGGTGATCCTGATCGGCGCCCTGGGCGGCATGCTCAGCAACGGCATCATCGGCCTGTTCGTCGGCCCGGTGGTGCTGGCCCTGGGCTACGAGCTGTTCATGTCCTGGGTACACGAGCGTGAGGCGCCCACCGCGGCGCCCGTGGAACCGCCCGAGCAACCCATTTCCTGA
- a CDS encoding lipoate--protein ligase family protein, translating to MNRVQRLSAEQGLDAERALLDSTFAGQRDSGLLFWRPREQSLVMPRRLSRLEGFASAENACAELGWPIALRDTGGEPVPQSAAVLNVALVYAIPPSDNEQTRIETAYLRLCQPLCDWLAALGLDPGLGEVEGAFCDGRYNVNLAGRKLVGTAQRWRRRPSDGRYVVLAHGAILMENQREPMVAAVNAFYENCGLEVRVRATSHVALGERYEQPWDQVDALAGQFQRHLLAEGIALDV from the coding sequence ATGAATAGAGTGCAACGCCTGTCGGCGGAACAAGGTCTGGATGCGGAGCGCGCGCTGCTGGACTCTACCTTCGCCGGCCAGCGCGACAGCGGCCTGCTGTTCTGGCGCCCGCGGGAGCAATCCCTGGTGATGCCCCGCCGCCTGAGTCGCCTGGAAGGCTTTGCCAGTGCCGAGAACGCCTGTGCGGAACTGGGTTGGCCGATTGCCCTGCGCGATACTGGCGGCGAGCCGGTGCCGCAATCCGCCGCGGTGCTCAACGTGGCGCTGGTCTATGCGATCCCGCCCAGCGACAACGAGCAGACGCGCATCGAGACCGCCTACCTGCGCCTCTGCCAACCGCTCTGCGACTGGCTGGCCGCGCTCGGCCTCGATCCGGGTCTGGGGGAAGTGGAGGGCGCTTTCTGCGATGGTCGCTATAACGTCAACCTGGCGGGGCGCAAGCTGGTCGGCACCGCCCAGCGCTGGCGCCGCCGGCCGAGCGATGGCCGCTACGTGGTACTGGCCCACGGTGCCATCCTGATGGAGAACCAGCGCGAGCCGATGGTCGCCGCGGTCAACGCCTTCTACGAGAACTGCGGACTCGAGGTTCGCGTGCGCGCCACCAGCCATGTGGCGCTGGGCGAACGCTACGAGCAACCCTGGGATCAGGTGGATGCACTGGCCGGGCAGTTCCAGCGCCATCTGCTGGCTGAAGGCATAGCGCTGGATGTGTGA
- a CDS encoding ABC transporter transmembrane domain-containing protein translates to MSLLSSRQRNALRLARSFLAPYRWRAVGALLALLFTAAITLSLGQGIRLLVDQGFITQSEQLLGRAIGIFFLLVLCLAVGTFVRFYLVSWIGERFVADIRQRVFDHLIELHPGFYENNRASEIQSRLTADTTLLQSVIGSSLSMALRNVLMLLGGVILMFFTNAKLTSIVVASLPLVIAPILLFGRRVRSLSRLSQDRVADVGSYVGESLGQIKTVQAYNHQAQDRARFGRTVEDAFDTARKRIMQRSWLVSVVILLVLGAVGVMLWVGGMDVIAGRISPGDLAAFVFYSLIVGMAFGTLSEVIGELQRAAGAAERIAELLRARSEIHAPASDLLQLPERIAGSIALQGVRFAYPSRPDQWAIDGIDLRVAPGETLALVGPSGAGKSTLFDLLLRFYDPQEGSILIDGQPISRLDPADLRRSFALVSQNPALFFGTVEENIRYGRPGASDAEVEAAARAAHAHEFILRLPQGYQTHLGESGMGLSGGQRQRLAIARALLVDAPILLLDEATSALDAESEHLIQQALPGLMSGRTTLVIAHRLATVLNADRIAVIEHGRLVALGRHAELVVSNPLYARLAELQFGQAEHNL, encoded by the coding sequence ATGTCCCTGTTGTCGTCCCGCCAGCGCAATGCCCTGCGCCTTGCCCGTTCGTTCCTGGCGCCGTACCGCTGGCGTGCCGTCGGCGCGCTGCTGGCGCTGTTGTTCACCGCCGCCATCACCCTGTCGCTGGGGCAGGGCATCCGCCTGCTGGTGGACCAGGGTTTCATCACCCAGTCCGAGCAGTTGCTGGGGCGCGCCATCGGTATCTTTTTCCTGCTCGTACTGTGCCTCGCGGTGGGCACGTTCGTGCGCTTCTACCTCGTGTCCTGGATCGGCGAGCGCTTCGTCGCCGACATCCGCCAGCGCGTGTTCGACCACCTGATCGAGCTGCATCCGGGTTTCTACGAGAACAACCGTGCCTCGGAAATCCAGTCGCGCCTGACCGCCGACACCACGCTGCTGCAGTCTGTGATCGGCTCCTCGCTGTCCATGGCGCTGCGCAACGTGCTGATGCTGCTGGGCGGGGTGATCCTGATGTTCTTCACCAACGCCAAGCTGACCAGCATCGTGGTCGCCTCGCTGCCGCTGGTGATCGCGCCGATCCTGCTGTTCGGTCGCCGCGTGCGCAGCCTGTCGCGGCTCAGCCAGGATCGTGTCGCCGATGTCGGCAGTTATGTCGGCGAGTCCCTCGGCCAGATCAAGACGGTACAGGCCTACAACCACCAGGCGCAGGACCGCGCGCGTTTCGGCCGCACGGTGGAAGACGCCTTCGACACCGCGCGCAAGCGCATCATGCAGCGCTCCTGGCTGGTCAGCGTGGTGATCCTGCTGGTGCTCGGCGCCGTCGGCGTGATGCTCTGGGTCGGCGGCATGGATGTGATCGCCGGCCGCATCAGCCCCGGCGACCTGGCCGCCTTCGTGTTCTACAGCCTGATCGTCGGCATGGCCTTCGGCACCCTGAGCGAGGTGATTGGCGAGTTGCAGCGGGCGGCGGGCGCCGCCGAGCGTATCGCCGAACTGCTCAGGGCGCGCAGTGAGATCCACGCCCCGGCCAGCGACCTGCTGCAGTTGCCCGAGCGTATCGCCGGCAGTATTGCGTTGCAGGGCGTGCGCTTCGCCTATCCGTCGCGCCCGGACCAGTGGGCCATCGACGGCATCGATCTGCGCGTGGCGCCGGGCGAGACCCTCGCGCTGGTCGGCCCCTCCGGCGCCGGCAAATCCACGCTGTTCGACCTGCTGCTGCGCTTTTACGACCCGCAGGAGGGCAGCATCCTCATCGACGGTCAGCCGATCTCCCGGCTCGACCCCGCTGACCTGCGCCGCAGCTTTGCACTGGTCTCGCAGAACCCGGCGCTGTTCTTCGGCACCGTGGAGGAAAACATCCGCTACGGACGCCCCGGCGCCAGTGACGCCGAGGTAGAGGCCGCTGCCCGGGCGGCCCACGCTCACGAATTCATCCTGCGCCTGCCCCAGGGTTACCAGACGCACCTGGGCGAGAGCGGCATGGGCTTGTCCGGCGGCCAGCGCCAGCGCCTGGCGATTGCCCGTGCGCTGCTGGTGGATGCGCCTATCCTGTTGCTCGACGAAGCCACCAGCGCGCTGGATGCCGAGAGTGAACACCTTATCCAGCAGGCGCTGCCGGGACTGATGAGCGGCCGCACCACGCTGGTGATCGCCCACCGCCTGGCCACCGTGCTCAACGCCGACCGCATCGCGGTCATCGAGCACGGTCGTCTGGTGGCACTGGGGCGGCACGCCGAACTGGTGGTCAGCAACCCGCTGTACGCGCGGCTGGCCGAGCTCCAGTTCGGCCAGGCAGAACACAACCTGTAG
- a CDS encoding S1-like domain-containing RNA-binding protein: MAVIGRFNSLQVAKHTDFGLYLDGESHGEILLPKRYVPKNEPTEVGDWLNVFIYLDSEDRLIATTQKPKVQVGGFASLKVVEVNRIGLFLDWGLPKDLLLPHSEEKRPLQVGDYCVVYVYLDERSRRITATARLDRYLDNTPANYKAGQEVDLLVVERTDLGYKAIIEGKHWGLIHKNEAFKFLRGGLREKGYIKEMRADGKISLSLQPAGAGLSDALSEKVLQALRDAGGTLAISDKSPPEVIAQQFGVSKGNFKKAIGGLFKQGLIVIHDDRIELA; this comes from the coding sequence ATGGCAGTCATAGGTCGGTTCAATTCGTTGCAGGTGGCCAAGCACACCGATTTCGGTCTCTACCTGGATGGCGAAAGCCACGGCGAAATCCTGCTGCCCAAGCGCTACGTGCCGAAGAACGAACCCACCGAAGTGGGCGACTGGCTGAACGTCTTCATCTACCTCGACAGTGAAGACCGCCTGATCGCCACCACCCAGAAGCCCAAGGTGCAGGTCGGCGGCTTCGCCAGCCTGAAGGTGGTGGAGGTCAACCGTATCGGCCTGTTCCTCGACTGGGGCCTGCCCAAGGACCTGCTGCTGCCGCACTCCGAAGAGAAGCGCCCGCTGCAGGTCGGCGACTACTGCGTGGTCTACGTCTACCTCGACGAACGCAGCCGCCGCATCACCGCCACCGCGCGCCTGGACCGCTACCTGGACAACACCCCGGCCAACTACAAGGCCGGCCAGGAAGTCGACCTGCTGGTCGTCGAGCGCACCGACCTGGGCTACAAGGCGATCATCGAAGGCAAGCACTGGGGCCTGATCCACAAGAACGAAGCGTTCAAGTTCCTGCGCGGCGGCCTGCGCGAGAAGGGCTACATCAAGGAAATGCGCGCCGACGGCAAGATCAGCCTGAGCCTGCAGCCGGCCGGCGCCGGTCTGTCGGACGCCCTGAGCGAGAAGGTCCTCCAGGCTCTACGCGATGCCGGCGGCACGCTGGCGATCAGCGACAAGAGCCCGCCGGAAGTCATCGCCCAGCAGTTCGGCGTCAGCAAGGGCAACTTCAAGAAGGCTATCGGCGGCCTGTTCAAGCAGGGTCTGATCGTCATCCACGACGACCGTATCGAACTCGCCTGA
- a CDS encoding enoyl-CoA hydratase/isomerase family protein, which produces MSDYRTFTREDRDGVAVVSFQHPPINLIDRAMVIDLLHLADELERDGDTRVVLFRSANPDFFLAHYDLGSQLDAPPMKLPAGMVSPLSALFSRFSRLPQVTIGELSGRARGAGSEFLLALDMRFASRERALLGQPEVAVGLLPGAGGTVRLAQLLGRGRALEVCLGGEDFDADTAERYGWINRAVADAELGDFCDRLARRIATFPAAGVAHVKAVVEQVVAADQTALVEESQRFVGDMSAPGTVERVRWMMDNGGQRDGELERDLGAALGRYPQAVD; this is translated from the coding sequence ATGAGCGACTACCGCACTTTCACCCGTGAAGACCGCGACGGCGTAGCCGTGGTGAGCTTCCAGCACCCGCCGATCAACCTGATCGACCGCGCGATGGTCATCGACCTGCTGCACCTGGCCGATGAACTGGAGCGCGATGGCGATACCCGCGTCGTGCTGTTCCGCAGTGCCAACCCGGACTTCTTCCTCGCCCACTACGATCTAGGCAGCCAGCTCGACGCGCCGCCGATGAAGCTGCCGGCCGGCATGGTCAGCCCGCTCAGCGCGCTGTTCAGCCGTTTCAGCCGGCTGCCGCAGGTGACCATCGGTGAGCTGAGCGGCCGCGCCCGCGGCGCCGGCAGCGAATTCCTGCTGGCGCTGGACATGCGCTTCGCCTCCCGTGAGCGTGCGCTGCTCGGTCAGCCTGAAGTGGCCGTCGGCCTGTTGCCGGGCGCGGGCGGTACGGTGCGATTGGCGCAACTGCTGGGGCGGGGCAGGGCGCTGGAGGTCTGCCTGGGCGGCGAGGATTTCGACGCGGACACGGCCGAACGCTACGGCTGGATCAACCGCGCCGTGGCGGATGCCGAGCTGGGGGACTTCTGTGATCGGCTGGCGCGACGCATCGCCACTTTCCCGGCGGCGGGTGTCGCCCATGTGAAGGCGGTGGTGGAGCAGGTGGTGGCGGCGGATCAGACGGCACTGGTGGAGGAATCGCAGCGCTTCGTCGGTGACATGTCCGCACCCGGAACGGTGGAGCGGGTGCGCTGGATGATGGACAACGGTGGCCAGCGGGACGGGGAGCTCGAACGCGACCTGGGGGCCGCGCTCGGGCGGTATCCGCAGGCCGTCGATTGA
- a CDS encoding monovalent cation:proton antiporter-2 (CPA2) family protein encodes MEHGTNYLQSTVVFLIAAVFMVPLAKRLQLGAVLGYLLAGVIIGPYLLGLIDNPDSVASLSELGVVLLLFIIGLELSPKRLWVMRKQVFGVGLAQVLLTALALASLAVLVFELPLNTAVVIGGGLALSSTAFGLQILAERKELNSPYGRLAFAILLFQDIAAIPLIAMIPLLGARADSGAPGGDLAHVMEVVGSIAVVVIGGRFLLRPVFRSVARTGQADLSTATALLVVVGTAWLMEEAGVSMGLGAFLAGLLLADSEYRHELEAQIEPFKGLLLGLFFISVGMSADLSLLKSEPIRVIGLTLLLVAIKLPLLFLIGRLAGGLDKVSAIRLGVLLGAGGEFAFVVFKLALAQGLLDADLHALLVLGITLSMAMTPLMVLALARGIKPKPAVLREPPPEYRQLPDDAPRVVIAGMGRMGQVVARIMRAQGVPFVALDTSVDTIELTRSYGNIPIFYGDPLRPEILRAAQVEKAEFFVVATDDPQTNIETARLVRKLYPHIKVIGRARNRQHVYHLLDVDATPVRETFHSSLEMSRLLLTGLGLNEEQVGARIRRFKRHDEAVLMAQYRVYDDEKAVIQTAREARKELETLFEADHLEDQGIGHH; translated from the coding sequence ATGGAACATGGGACGAATTACCTGCAGTCCACGGTGGTCTTCCTGATCGCCGCAGTGTTCATGGTGCCGTTGGCCAAGCGCCTGCAACTGGGTGCTGTGCTGGGCTACCTGCTCGCCGGGGTGATCATCGGGCCGTACCTGCTGGGCCTGATCGACAACCCGGACAGCGTCGCCAGCCTGTCCGAGCTGGGCGTGGTATTGCTGCTCTTCATCATCGGCCTGGAGCTGTCGCCCAAGCGCCTGTGGGTGATGCGCAAGCAGGTGTTCGGCGTGGGACTCGCGCAGGTGCTGCTCACCGCGCTGGCCCTGGCGAGCCTGGCGGTGCTGGTATTCGAGCTGCCGCTCAATACCGCCGTGGTGATTGGTGGCGGCCTGGCGCTGTCGTCCACTGCCTTCGGCCTGCAGATCCTCGCCGAGCGCAAGGAACTCAACAGCCCCTACGGACGTCTGGCATTCGCCATCCTGCTGTTCCAGGACATCGCCGCGATCCCGCTGATCGCCATGATCCCGCTGCTGGGCGCGCGCGCCGATTCAGGTGCGCCTGGGGGGGACCTGGCCCACGTCATGGAAGTGGTCGGCAGCATCGCCGTGGTGGTGATTGGTGGCCGCTTCCTGCTGCGTCCGGTGTTCCGCTCGGTGGCGCGTACCGGCCAGGCCGACCTGTCCACCGCCACCGCATTGCTGGTGGTGGTCGGGACCGCGTGGCTGATGGAAGAGGCCGGCGTCTCCATGGGCCTGGGCGCCTTCCTCGCCGGCCTGCTGCTGGCCGATTCCGAATACCGCCATGAGCTGGAAGCGCAGATCGAGCCGTTCAAGGGCCTGCTGCTGGGGCTGTTCTTCATCAGCGTGGGCATGAGCGCCGACCTGAGCCTGCTGAAAAGCGAACCGATACGGGTGATCGGCCTGACCCTGTTGCTGGTGGCGATCAAGCTGCCGCTGCTGTTCCTCATCGGACGGCTGGCTGGCGGGCTGGACAAGGTATCCGCGATCCGTCTCGGCGTGCTGCTGGGGGCTGGCGGCGAGTTCGCCTTCGTGGTGTTCAAGCTGGCGCTGGCCCAGGGCCTGCTGGATGCCGACCTGCATGCGCTGCTGGTGCTGGGCATCACCCTGTCGATGGCGATGACTCCGCTGATGGTGCTGGCCCTGGCGCGTGGCATCAAGCCCAAGCCGGCCGTGCTGCGCGAGCCTCCGCCGGAATACCGCCAGTTGCCCGACGATGCGCCGCGCGTGGTGATCGCCGGTATGGGCCGGATGGGCCAGGTGGTCGCTCGTATCATGCGTGCCCAGGGCGTGCCCTTCGTGGCGCTGGACACGTCGGTGGACACCATCGAATTGACCCGCAGTTACGGCAACATCCCGATCTTCTACGGTGATCCGCTGCGCCCGGAGATTCTCCGCGCCGCCCAGGTGGAGAAGGCCGAATTCTTCGTCGTCGCCACCGACGATCCGCAGACCAACATCGAGACCGCGCGGCTGGTGCGCAAGCTCTACCCGCACATCAAGGTCATCGGCCGGGCACGCAACCGCCAGCACGTCTATCACCTGCTGGACGTCGACGCGACGCCGGTGCGCGAGACCTTCCACTCCAGCCTGGAGATGAGTCGCCTGTTGCTCACCGGCCTTGGCTTGAACGAAGAACAGGTGGGCGCGCGCATCCGCCGCTTCAAGCGCCACGACGAAGCGGTGCTGATGGCCCAGTATCGCGTCTACGACGACGAGAAGGCGGTGATCCAGACCGCCCGCGAAGCGCGCAAGGAGCTGGAAACCTTGTTCGAGGCGGATCACCTGGAAGACCAGGGCATCGGCCACCACTGA
- a CDS encoding GGDEF domain-containing protein, whose protein sequence is MSRTLQQRLHHAIAINDTLAQPIARENLRRLTFSAALAVPFDLIHIVVFWLNLQGSSPEHDGWRMDIIRVHATMALLFSLLGILAWLASPSRRDAPLWYMQLLTVLGASLVLGFGVAITGADQQVTSSITPFLMASVATALIILLRPRLAVILYILALAAFELVMTFTQANPQLRLSNQMGGLTICGIGVILSLILWHGHVRNLRQRKFLRQQRLELEEKNRQLEYLAGHDPLTGLFNRRQFDQLVDMELSRAARQPAPISLLMVDLDHFKFINDRYGHPLGDEVIRHTASLLRNHTRNGDSVARLGGEEFLLLLPDTSQPQARLIAEKVRRLLEETPLPMKDGLLYLTASFGIACLDSGVPGTYACLYAAADKALYRAKASGRNRVEVIEVGTEMGTFD, encoded by the coding sequence GTGTCCAGGACGTTGCAGCAGCGTCTGCACCACGCCATCGCGATCAACGATACGCTGGCGCAGCCCATCGCCCGGGAAAACCTCCGGCGCCTGACCTTTTCAGCCGCGCTGGCCGTGCCGTTCGACCTGATCCATATCGTCGTGTTCTGGCTCAACCTGCAGGGTTCGAGCCCCGAACATGACGGCTGGCGGATGGACATCATCCGCGTGCACGCCACGATGGCGCTGCTGTTCAGCCTGCTGGGCATCCTCGCCTGGCTCGCCTCCCCGTCCCGCCGCGACGCGCCGCTGTGGTACATGCAACTGCTCACCGTGCTGGGAGCTTCCCTGGTACTGGGCTTCGGCGTCGCCATCACCGGCGCGGACCAGCAGGTCACCAGCAGCATCACGCCCTTCCTCATGGCCTCGGTGGCCACCGCGCTGATCATCCTGTTGCGTCCGCGTCTGGCGGTGATCCTCTACATCCTCGCGCTGGCCGCATTCGAGCTGGTGATGACCTTCACCCAGGCCAACCCGCAGCTGCGGCTTTCCAACCAGATGGGCGGCCTGACCATCTGCGGTATCGGCGTGATCCTCTCGCTGATCCTCTGGCATGGCCATGTGCGCAACCTGCGCCAGCGTAAGTTCCTCCGCCAGCAGCGGCTGGAGCTGGAGGAAAAGAACCGGCAACTTGAATACCTGGCCGGCCATGATCCGCTGACCGGGCTGTTCAACCGCCGCCAGTTTGACCAGTTGGTGGACATGGAGCTGTCCCGCGCGGCCCGGCAGCCGGCCCCCATCAGCCTGCTCATGGTGGACCTGGATCATTTCAAGTTCATCAACGACCGCTACGGCCACCCGCTGGGCGACGAAGTGATCCGCCATACCGCCAGCCTGTTGCGCAACCACACGCGCAATGGCGACAGCGTGGCGCGCCTGGGCGGCGAAGAGTTCCTGCTGTTGCTGCCGGATACTTCACAGCCCCAGGCACGGTTGATCGCCGAGAAGGTCCGCCGGCTACTGGAGGAAACCCCGCTGCCAATGAAGGACGGCCTGCTCTACCTGACCGCCAGTTTCGGCATCGCCTGCCTGGACAGCGGCGTGCCGGGCACCTATGCGTGTCTCTACGCGGCTGCGGACAAGGCGCTGTACCGGGCCAAGGCCAGTGGCCGCAACCGGGTGGAAGTGATCGAGGTGGGAACGGAGATGGGCACGTTCGATTGA
- a CDS encoding DUF5064 family protein: MAAPAQVTIHSTAGLDRQQYRIRMRYAVENAASRDATVTFELDGEIDGQPFSDGFELPGDIAFNFAGSATRILRRHGLRVCRGPVLRFRKEHDRIFDDLRRQLRAEPGTPVDLQRMASLAPAEPRCAVAESIVRGRG; the protein is encoded by the coding sequence ATGGCCGCCCCCGCTCAGGTCACCATCCACTCCACCGCCGGCCTCGATCGCCAGCAGTACCGGATTCGCATGCGCTATGCCGTGGAAAATGCCGCCAGTCGCGATGCGACGGTGACGTTCGAACTGGACGGCGAGATCGATGGCCAGCCGTTCAGCGATGGTTTCGAGCTGCCCGGCGACATCGCCTTCAATTTCGCCGGCAGCGCCACGCGCATCCTGCGCCGCCACGGCCTGCGGGTTTGCCGCGGGCCGGTGCTGCGCTTTCGCAAGGAACATGACCGGATATTCGACGATCTGCGCCGTCAGCTGCGCGCCGAGCCGGGAACCCCGGTGGACCTGCAGCGCATGGCCTCGCTGGCGCCGGCCGAACCGCGTTGCGCGGTGGCCGAATCCATCGTGCGCGGGCGCGGGTAG